One Kineococcus aurantiacus genomic window carries:
- a CDS encoding amidohydrolase codes for MLVEGSTIAWVGPDEAAGAWTREGDEVVDLRGRLITPAFVDAHTHLTETGLRLEGLDLSAAASAAQLLEAVAARAVPGRLLVGHGWDESGWPAGEAVPTRAQLDRAAGGAPVLLSRVDGHSALVSSALAQAAGLRRLPGWDEDGRVRGAAHHAALDARWGALGPSQLQGARRAALAAAVAAGIGSVHEMSGRWLAPAGDLEALQALAAAEPSPQVVGYLAERVDSPEQARAVLAGSAAQLAGLGGDLVVDGSLGSRTAALRADYADAPGWRGEPSLDVAAVRDHVHACTVAGVQAAFHAIGDAALEVVVQALEEVAARLGTAALASAGHRVEHAVVADESVVAAFARLGTAVSTQPAFDATWGGPGGLYAQRLGERVGRTHPFAAWAAAGVPMAFGSDTPVTPFAPWAAVRAAAFPHEEERAVSVRAAFLAHTRGGHRLAGRGHPGVLRPGAPATYAVWDVAELVVQAPDRRLSGWSTDARSGTPGLPDMGPGAVEPVCLRTAVEGAVVHDVPQGLVG; via the coding sequence ATGCTCGTGGAGGGCTCGACGATCGCGTGGGTGGGCCCGGACGAGGCCGCCGGGGCCTGGACGCGCGAGGGCGACGAGGTCGTCGACCTGCGCGGCCGGCTCATCACCCCCGCCTTCGTCGACGCGCACACCCACCTCACCGAGACCGGCCTGCGCCTGGAGGGGCTGGACCTGAGCGCGGCCGCGAGCGCGGCGCAGCTGCTGGAGGCCGTGGCGGCGCGCGCGGTGCCCGGTCGCCTGCTCGTCGGGCACGGCTGGGACGAGTCGGGCTGGCCCGCGGGGGAGGCGGTGCCGACGCGCGCGCAGCTGGACCGGGCCGCCGGTGGGGCGCCGGTGCTGCTGTCGCGGGTGGACGGCCACAGCGCGCTGGTCAGCTCGGCGCTGGCGCAGGCGGCGGGCCTGCGCCGGCTGCCGGGGTGGGACGAGGACGGCCGGGTGCGCGGGGCGGCGCACCACGCGGCGCTGGACGCGCGCTGGGGGGCCCTGGGGCCCTCGCAGCTGCAGGGTGCGCGGCGGGCGGCGCTGGCCGCGGCCGTGGCCGCGGGCATCGGGTCGGTGCACGAGATGTCGGGGCGCTGGCTGGCGCCGGCGGGGGACCTGGAGGCGCTGCAGGCCCTGGCGGCGGCGGAGCCGTCGCCGCAGGTCGTGGGGTACCTGGCGGAGCGGGTGGACAGCCCGGAGCAGGCGCGGGCGGTGCTGGCGGGGTCGGCGGCGCAGCTGGCGGGGCTGGGCGGGGACCTGGTGGTCGACGGGTCGCTGGGCTCGCGCACGGCGGCGCTGCGGGCCGACTACGCCGACGCGCCGGGGTGGCGCGGTGAGCCGTCGCTGGACGTGGCCGCGGTGCGCGACCACGTCCACGCGTGCACGGTCGCGGGGGTGCAGGCCGCGTTCCACGCCATCGGGGACGCGGCCCTGGAGGTGGTGGTCCAGGCGCTGGAGGAGGTCGCGGCGCGGCTGGGGACGGCGGCGCTGGCCTCGGCGGGGCACCGGGTCGAGCACGCGGTGGTGGCCGACGAGTCGGTCGTGGCCGCCTTCGCGCGGTTGGGGACCGCCGTGAGCACGCAGCCGGCCTTCGACGCCACGTGGGGCGGGCCGGGGGGCCTGTACGCGCAGCGGCTGGGGGAGCGGGTCGGGCGGACGCACCCGTTCGCGGCGTGGGCGGCGGCGGGGGTGCCGATGGCGTTCGGCTCGGACACGCCGGTGACGCCGTTCGCGCCGTGGGCGGCGGTGCGGGCGGCGGCGTTCCCGCACGAGGAGGAGCGGGCGGTGTCGGTGCGGGCCGCGTTCCTGGCGCACACGCGCGGTGGGCACCGGCTGGCGGGCCGGGGGCACCCGGGGGTGCTGCGGCCGGGCGCCCCGGCGACGTACGCGGTGTGGGACGTGGCCGAGCTCGTGGTGCAGGCCCCGGACCGGCGGTTGTCGGGGTGGAGCACCGACGCGCGGTCGGGCACGCCGGGGTTGCCGGACATGGGCCCGGGGGCGGTGGAGCCGGTGTGCCTGCGGACGGCGGTGGAGGGCGCGGTGGTGCACGACGTGCCGCAGGGGCTGGTGGGCTGA
- a CDS encoding LppX_LprAFG lipoprotein, protein MTTMTRPTTRRRRRLGTLAASGAVVLALGLGACGGGDDAASPSSAATASPATELTAFEAVKASAKTSQEAGSARFSLTASGTGEAAQVGGLSADGSFDATTGAFEMAVALPAAAGGSQVTLRFVDDVAYLSGAPLTAQGQWVRMPLDQLGSAGLDTSAIDPSKSLEQLQGVAQDVRELPAQDIRGVRATGYAGTIDAQQALAQLPADQQTEEAKQAAAQLGTIPFELYVDDQDRPVRLSETITVEASTMTVQTDFFDWGTDVDVAAPDPASVKDLPDTGSLPDAPATPAPAGA, encoded by the coding sequence ATGACCACGATGACCCGGCCGACCACCCGGCGCCGGCGCCGGCTCGGCACGCTGGCCGCCAGCGGAGCGGTCGTCCTCGCGCTCGGCCTCGGCGCCTGCGGCGGCGGTGACGACGCGGCGTCCCCGTCCTCCGCGGCGACCGCCTCCCCGGCCACCGAGCTGACCGCGTTCGAAGCGGTCAAGGCGTCGGCGAAGACCTCCCAGGAGGCCGGCAGCGCCCGGTTCTCCCTCACGGCCAGCGGCACCGGGGAGGCCGCGCAGGTCGGCGGCCTGAGCGCCGACGGCTCCTTCGACGCCACCACCGGGGCGTTCGAGATGGCGGTGGCCCTGCCCGCCGCGGCCGGCGGCAGCCAGGTCACGCTGCGCTTCGTCGACGACGTGGCCTACCTGTCCGGGGCGCCGCTGACCGCGCAGGGGCAGTGGGTGCGGATGCCGCTGGACCAGCTGGGGTCGGCGGGTCTGGACACCTCCGCGATCGACCCGTCGAAGTCGCTGGAGCAGCTGCAGGGCGTGGCCCAGGACGTGCGCGAGCTGCCCGCGCAGGACATCCGCGGGGTCCGGGCCACCGGGTACGCCGGGACGATCGACGCCCAGCAGGCGCTGGCGCAGCTGCCCGCCGACCAGCAGACCGAGGAGGCGAAGCAGGCCGCCGCGCAGCTGGGGACCATCCCGTTCGAGCTGTACGTCGACGACCAGGACCGTCCCGTCCGCCTCAGCGAGACGATCACCGTCGAGGCCTCCACGATGACCGTCCAGACGGACTTCTTCGACTGGGGCACCGACGTCGACGTGGCCGCCCCGGACCCGGCCTCGGTCAAGGACCTGCCGGACACGGGCTCGCTGCCGGACGCGCCGGCGACCCCCGCGCCCGCGGGCGCCTGA
- a CDS encoding trypsin-like serine protease, with the protein MKARRTFIALLTALLTALVTATPAAAVTGGDPDGQRHPNVALIVLYDAAGRYRCSATLVSPTVLLTAAHCTADAVGRAAVTFETSIAEAPPSPLPVAADPAAGYTQAELEAAGYRSGTAYAHPAYSGFTDFDNWNDVGVVVLDRPVTGIAPAPLATTGTLDRYAQPVLNKTLFEVVGYGTEVRKPDSGPQKPEPMGYPLLRRYTTSPGQKLTPQLLQLNGNPADTRGGGGTCFGDSGGPVFLDGRIVAVTSYTRTANCRYIGGYQRVEIPVVRQWLATFGLPA; encoded by the coding sequence GTGAAAGCCCGCCGCACCTTCATCGCCCTGCTGACCGCCCTGCTGACCGCCCTGGTCACCGCCACGCCGGCCGCCGCCGTCACCGGGGGCGACCCCGACGGCCAGCGGCACCCGAACGTCGCGCTCATCGTCCTGTACGACGCGGCCGGCCGTTACCGCTGCTCCGCGACCCTGGTCTCGCCCACGGTCCTGCTCACCGCCGCGCACTGCACCGCCGACGCCGTCGGCCGCGCAGCGGTGACGTTCGAGACCTCCATCGCCGAGGCGCCCCCGAGCCCGCTGCCGGTCGCCGCGGACCCCGCCGCCGGCTACACGCAGGCGGAGCTGGAGGCCGCGGGCTACCGCTCGGGCACCGCCTACGCCCACCCCGCGTACTCCGGCTTCACCGACTTCGACAACTGGAACGACGTGGGCGTCGTCGTGCTCGACCGGCCGGTCACCGGGATCGCGCCCGCCCCCCTGGCCACCACGGGCACCCTCGACCGGTACGCGCAGCCGGTGCTCAACAAGACCCTGTTCGAGGTCGTCGGGTACGGCACGGAGGTCCGCAAGCCCGACAGCGGCCCGCAGAAGCCGGAACCGATGGGCTACCCGCTGCTGCGCCGCTACACCACCTCCCCCGGCCAGAAGCTGACGCCCCAGCTGCTGCAGCTGAACGGCAACCCGGCCGACACCCGCGGCGGGGGCGGCACGTGCTTCGGCGACTCCGGCGGCCCGGTGTTCCTGGACGGCCGGATCGTGGCCGTGACGAGCTACACCCGGACCGCCAACTGCCGCTACATCGGCGGCTACCAGCGCGTGGAGATCCCCGTCGTGCGCCAGTGGCTGGCGACGTTCGGGCTGCCCGCCTGA
- the lnt gene encoding apolipoprotein N-acyltransferase, with product MPPRPVDPAPVRLPVTLVLAVLGGLAAWAAFPGAVTAPGLWPTAVLAVALLTVATHGARARRGAWAGLLFGFAFMFPHLSWSGTYVGLLPWSALTVACALFYGVLGACLPRLQRARRRLAPLAVATGWVALEAARARVPFEGFPWGRLAFSQADAPTLGLAALGGSPAVTFGVALAGALVASAVLALLRLPAPVGAPRAVPRLRPAVALLLAAAAVTWSGALVPRPTAAEDGTRRVAAVQGNTPAEGLEFNAERRAVLDNHAAATERLAREVAAGTQERPDLVLWPENSSDIDPYENPDAQAVIEQAARDVGVPVLVGAVLDGPGRYVSNTGLVVTPQDGIAGAREDDTRHYVKQRPAPFAEYMPYRSFFRVFSDKVDLITRDFVHGDHVGLLTMGDVRVGDVICFEVAFDDTVRQSVRAGAQFLVVQTNNATFGTSDEAVQQLAMSRLRAVESGRAVVQISTVGVSALISPDGVAHDESSLFTQDVLTGDVVLRSTQTVATRVGAAPELVLSALCVLLLVTARRGPRRGRPGGRSASARPAGDPVPA from the coding sequence GTGCCTCCCCGTCCGGTCGACCCCGCGCCCGTGCGCCTCCCGGTCACCCTGGTCCTGGCCGTCCTCGGCGGCCTGGCCGCCTGGGCGGCGTTCCCCGGGGCCGTGACCGCCCCCGGCCTGTGGCCCACCGCCGTGCTCGCCGTCGCGCTGCTGACCGTCGCCACGCACGGTGCGCGGGCGCGCCGCGGGGCCTGGGCGGGGCTGCTGTTCGGGTTCGCCTTCATGTTCCCCCACCTGTCGTGGAGCGGGACGTACGTGGGGCTGCTGCCGTGGTCGGCCCTGACGGTGGCCTGCGCGCTGTTCTACGGCGTCCTGGGCGCCTGCCTGCCGCGCCTGCAGCGCGCCCGCCGGCGGCTGGCCCCGCTGGCCGTGGCGACCGGCTGGGTGGCGCTGGAGGCGGCCCGTGCCCGGGTCCCCTTCGAGGGTTTCCCGTGGGGGCGGCTGGCCTTCTCCCAGGCCGACGCCCCCACGCTGGGCCTGGCCGCGCTGGGCGGGTCGCCCGCGGTGACGTTCGGCGTGGCGCTGGCGGGGGCCCTGGTGGCCTCGGCGGTGCTGGCCCTGCTGCGGCTGCCCGCGCCGGTGGGGGCCCCGCGCGCCGTCCCCCGGCTGCGCCCGGCGGTGGCGCTCCTGCTCGCGGCGGCCGCCGTCACGTGGTCGGGGGCGCTCGTGCCGCGCCCGACGGCGGCCGAGGACGGCACCCGGCGCGTCGCCGCGGTGCAGGGCAACACCCCCGCGGAGGGGCTGGAGTTCAACGCCGAGCGCCGGGCGGTGCTGGACAACCACGCCGCGGCCACCGAGCGGCTGGCCCGGGAGGTGGCGGCGGGTACGCAGGAGCGGCCCGACCTGGTCCTGTGGCCGGAGAACTCCAGCGACATCGACCCCTACGAGAACCCCGACGCGCAGGCGGTCATCGAGCAGGCCGCCCGCGACGTCGGCGTGCCCGTCCTGGTGGGTGCGGTCCTGGACGGCCCGGGCCGGTACGTGTCGAACACCGGCCTGGTCGTGACGCCGCAGGACGGCATCGCCGGGGCCCGCGAGGACGACACGCGGCACTACGTCAAGCAGCGCCCGGCCCCCTTCGCCGAGTACATGCCCTACCGGTCCTTCTTCCGGGTCTTCAGCGACAAGGTCGACCTCATCACCCGCGACTTCGTCCACGGCGACCACGTGGGGCTGCTGACGATGGGGGACGTGCGGGTCGGTGACGTCATCTGCTTCGAGGTGGCCTTCGACGACACCGTCCGGCAGTCGGTGCGGGCCGGGGCGCAGTTCCTCGTGGTGCAGACCAACAACGCGACGTTCGGGACGTCCGACGAGGCGGTCCAGCAGCTGGCGATGTCGCGGTTGCGGGCGGTGGAGTCGGGCCGGGCGGTCGTGCAGATCTCCACGGTCGGCGTCAGCGCCCTGATCAGCCCCGACGGCGTGGCGCACGACGAGTCCTCGCTGTTCACCCAGGACGTCCTGACCGGTGACGTGGTGCTGCGCTCGACGCAGACCGTCGCGACCCGCGTGGGGGCCGCGCCGGAGCTGGTGCTCAGCGCGCTGTGCGTGCTCCTGCTGGTGACGGCCCGCCGGGGTCCGCGCCGCGGCCGGCCGGGGGGCCGCTCGGCGTCGGCGCGGCCGGCCGGGGACCCGGTGCCGGCGTGA
- a CDS encoding 5'-3' exonuclease, translating to MPHRAPGRPGPLMLLDSASLYFRAFHGVPESVTAPDGTPVNAVRGFLDALAFLVTTHRPARLVACWDDDWRPAFRVEALPSYKAHRVGPDGGEDAPAALLPQVDVVVDVLAALGLARVGAPGYEADDVVATLAVRGPGPVDVVTGDRDLFQLVDDTAGVRVLYCGKGVRKAEAVTQGWLQERYGVGTGQRYADMAVLRGDPSDGLPGVAGIGEKTAAALVTRHGDLAGLLAAADDPGSDLPAGQRAKLLAARDYLRAAPVVVRTARDVPLPDVDDALPAGPADPGRLEELVERWGLRSSVERVLTALAQERA from the coding sequence ATGCCGCACCGCGCACCCGGCCGGCCGGGCCCCCTGATGCTGCTGGACTCGGCCTCCCTGTACTTCCGGGCGTTCCACGGCGTCCCGGAGTCGGTCACCGCCCCGGACGGCACCCCCGTCAACGCCGTCCGCGGCTTCCTCGACGCCCTGGCCTTCCTCGTCACCACCCACCGCCCGGCGCGGCTGGTGGCGTGCTGGGACGACGACTGGCGCCCGGCCTTCCGCGTGGAGGCGCTGCCGTCCTACAAGGCCCACCGCGTCGGCCCCGACGGCGGCGAGGACGCCCCCGCCGCGCTGCTGCCGCAGGTCGACGTCGTCGTCGACGTCCTGGCCGCCCTCGGCCTGGCGCGGGTCGGGGCCCCCGGGTACGAGGCCGACGACGTCGTGGCCACCCTGGCCGTCCGCGGCCCCGGGCCGGTCGACGTGGTCACCGGCGACCGGGACCTGTTCCAGCTGGTCGACGACACCGCCGGGGTCCGGGTCCTGTACTGCGGCAAGGGCGTGCGCAAGGCCGAGGCGGTGACGCAGGGGTGGCTGCAGGAGCGCTACGGCGTGGGCACCGGTCAGCGGTACGCCGACATGGCCGTCCTGCGCGGGGACCCCTCCGACGGCCTGCCCGGGGTCGCCGGGATCGGGGAGAAGACCGCCGCGGCGCTCGTCACCCGCCACGGCGACCTGGCCGGGCTGCTGGCGGCGGCCGACGACCCCGGCAGCGACCTGCCGGCCGGCCAGCGCGCCAAGCTCCTCGCGGCGCGCGACTACCTGCGGGCCGCGCCGGTCGTCGTCCGGACCGCGCGCGACGTGCCGCTGCCCGACGTCGACGACGCCCTGCCCGCCGGGCCGGCCGACCCCGGGCGGCTGGAGGAGCTCGTGGAGCGGTGGGGCCTGCGCTCCAGCGTCGAGCGCGTCCTCACCGCCCTCGCGCAGGAGCGCGCGTGA
- a CDS encoding FxsA family protein: MGLLLLVVLEVWLLVQLSHVVGGGWVLVLLLAETFGGALVLRRAGRRAVAAFRQTASVPFGAPVPGQEPGVVGDAVLTGVGGLLLVLPGVVSDVLGLLCVVPPTRRLLRAVFVRLVRRRFESAVRAAAGPTVVVGDVVGDVVDGEVVDGEVVPDAPRGRRELGR, encoded by the coding sequence GTGGGCCTGCTGCTGCTCGTCGTCCTGGAGGTCTGGCTGCTGGTGCAGCTGAGCCACGTCGTCGGTGGCGGGTGGGTGCTGGTGCTGCTGCTGGCCGAGACGTTCGGCGGGGCCCTGGTGCTGCGGCGGGCGGGGCGCCGGGCGGTGGCGGCCTTCCGGCAGACGGCCTCCGTGCCGTTCGGCGCGCCGGTGCCCGGTCAGGAACCGGGGGTCGTCGGCGACGCCGTGCTCACCGGGGTCGGGGGGCTGCTGCTGGTCCTGCCGGGCGTCGTCAGCGACGTCCTGGGGCTGCTGTGCGTCGTGCCCCCGACGCGGCGGTTGCTGCGGGCGGTCTTCGTCCGGCTGGTCCGCCGCCGGTTCGAGTCGGCGGTCCGGGCCGCGGCCGGGCCCACGGTCGTCGTGGGTGACGTGGTCGGTGACGTGGTGGACGGCGAGGTCGTCGACGGCGAGGTCGTGCCCGACGCGCCGCGGGGCCGACGGGAGCTGGGGCGCTGA
- a CDS encoding amino acid racemase: protein MKTIGLLGGMSWESTAEYYRLLNVAVRDRLGGVHSARVVLDSVDFADVEELQRTDRWQEAGQLLAARARAVEAAGADVLLLCTNTMHEVIGAVEEAVRVPVLHIADATAAAVDVGRVGLLGTRFTMERAFYRDRLAGHGIEVLVPAEPDRTTVHDVIYDELVRGVVTEGSRRAYRDVIDRLVARGAQGVVLGCTEIELLVGPGDSPVPVFPTTQLHVRAAVDHALGGLSPR, encoded by the coding sequence GTGAAGACGATCGGGCTGCTGGGCGGCATGAGCTGGGAGTCGACCGCGGAGTACTACCGGCTGCTCAACGTCGCCGTCCGCGACCGCCTCGGCGGGGTCCACTCCGCGCGCGTGGTGCTCGACTCCGTCGACTTCGCCGACGTGGAGGAGCTGCAGCGGACCGACCGGTGGCAGGAGGCCGGGCAGCTGCTGGCCGCCCGCGCCCGGGCCGTCGAGGCCGCCGGCGCCGACGTGCTGCTGCTGTGCACCAACACGATGCACGAGGTGATCGGCGCCGTCGAGGAGGCGGTGCGGGTGCCGGTGCTGCACATCGCCGACGCCACCGCCGCAGCCGTCGACGTCGGCCGCGTGGGGCTGCTGGGGACCCGCTTCACGATGGAGCGCGCCTTCTACCGCGACCGCCTCGCCGGCCACGGCATCGAGGTGCTCGTGCCGGCCGAACCGGACCGCACCACCGTCCACGACGTCATCTACGACGAGCTGGTGCGCGGCGTGGTCACCGAGGGGTCCCGCCGGGCCTACCGGGACGTCATCGACCGGCTCGTCGCGCGCGGCGCGCAGGGCGTCGTGCTGGGCTGCACCGAGATCGAGCTGCTCGTCGGCCCCGGCGACAGCCCCGTCCCGGTGTTCCCCACCACGCAGCTGCACGTGCGGGCCGCCGTGGACCACGCCCTGGGCGGGCTCAGCCCTCGGTGA